A window of Bradyrhizobium sp. AZCC 1610 contains these coding sequences:
- a CDS encoding IlvD/Edd family dehydratase → MADGLRKGLTSYGDAGFSLFLRKAFIKAMGYSDDALNRPIVGITNTYSDYNPCHGNVPQIIEAVKRGAMLSGATPMVFPTISIAESFAYPTSMYLRNLMAMDTEEMIRAQPMDAVVVIGGCDKTLPAQIMAAVSADLPTVVIPVGPMVVGHHKGEVLGACTDCRRLWAKYRAGEIDDNEIEAVNGRLAPSVGTCMVMGTASTMACITEALGLSLPMSATIPAPHAERFRSAEASGRVAAAMAMAKGPKPSELLTPASFRNAQVVLQAIGGSTNGLIHLTAIANRTKHRIDLETFDKLGREVPVLIDLKPSGEHYMEHFHHAGGVPKLMAQLGNLIDLGAKTITGQTLRDVVALAEEVPGQDAIRPRDNPIKSEGAMAVLHGNLAPRGAVIKHSAASPKLLQHTGRAVVFESVEDMTLRVDDPDLDVNADDVLVLRNAGPKGAPGMPEAGYLPIPKKLARGGTKDMVRISDARMSGTAFGTIVLHITPESAVGGPLALVKNGDMIRLDVAKRSIDVLVDEAELEQRRAALAPAVTPEWAKRGYAHLFNETILQADEGCDFDFMRGQGRD, encoded by the coding sequence ATGGCCGACGGACTTCGCAAGGGACTGACGAGCTATGGCGATGCTGGCTTCTCGCTGTTCCTGCGCAAGGCCTTCATCAAGGCCATGGGCTATTCGGATGATGCGCTGAACAGGCCGATCGTCGGCATCACCAATACCTATAGCGACTACAATCCCTGTCACGGCAACGTTCCGCAGATCATCGAAGCGGTGAAGCGCGGCGCAATGCTGAGCGGCGCAACGCCGATGGTGTTCCCGACCATCTCGATCGCCGAGAGCTTTGCCTATCCGACCTCGATGTATCTGCGCAACCTGATGGCGATGGATACCGAGGAGATGATCCGCGCCCAGCCGATGGACGCCGTGGTCGTGATCGGCGGTTGCGACAAGACCTTGCCGGCGCAGATCATGGCAGCCGTCTCCGCCGACCTGCCGACCGTCGTCATTCCCGTGGGGCCGATGGTGGTCGGGCATCACAAGGGCGAGGTGCTCGGCGCCTGCACCGATTGCCGGCGGCTCTGGGCGAAATATCGCGCCGGCGAAATCGACGACAACGAGATCGAAGCCGTCAACGGCCGGCTTGCGCCCTCAGTCGGCACCTGCATGGTGATGGGCACCGCGAGCACCATGGCGTGCATCACCGAGGCGCTCGGTCTGTCGCTGCCGATGAGCGCGACGATCCCGGCGCCGCATGCCGAGCGCTTTCGCTCGGCGGAGGCGAGCGGCAGGGTGGCGGCCGCGATGGCGATGGCGAAGGGGCCAAAGCCGAGCGAATTGTTGACGCCCGCCTCGTTCCGCAACGCGCAGGTGGTGCTGCAGGCGATCGGCGGCTCGACCAACGGGCTCATTCATCTGACGGCAATCGCTAACCGCACCAAACACCGCATCGATCTCGAGACTTTCGACAAGCTCGGCCGCGAGGTGCCCGTGCTGATCGACCTGAAACCGTCAGGCGAGCATTACATGGAGCATTTCCATCATGCCGGCGGCGTGCCCAAACTGATGGCGCAGCTTGGCAATCTCATCGACCTCGGTGCCAAAACCATTACGGGGCAAACGCTGCGTGATGTCGTAGCCCTCGCCGAGGAAGTGCCGGGACAAGACGCCATCCGTCCGCGCGACAATCCGATCAAGAGCGAAGGCGCAATGGCGGTGCTGCACGGCAATCTTGCGCCGCGCGGAGCCGTCATCAAGCATTCGGCGGCAAGTCCGAAACTGCTGCAGCATACGGGGCGTGCCGTAGTGTTCGAATCCGTGGAGGACATGACGCTGCGGGTCGACGATCCCGATCTCGATGTCAACGCCGATGACGTGCTGGTGCTGCGCAATGCCGGTCCCAAGGGTGCGCCCGGAATGCCAGAGGCTGGCTATCTGCCGATCCCGAAGAAACTCGCGCGCGGCGGCACGAAGGACATGGTGCGGATATCTGACGCGCGCATGAGTGGCACCGCGTTCGGCACCATCGTGCTGCACATCACGCCGGAATCCGCCGTGGGCGGTCCGCTGGCGCTGGTGAAGAACGGCGACATGATCCGCCTCGATGTTGCGAAACGCAGCATCGATGTGCTGGTCGACGAGGCGGAGCTGGAGCAGCGCCGCGCAGCGCTTGCGCCGGCCGTCACACCCGAATGGGCCAAGCGCGGCTACGCGCATCTGTTCAACGAGACGATTCTGCAGGCCGACGAAGGCTGCGACTTCGATTTCATGCGGGGGCAGGGCAGGGACTAG